Proteins co-encoded in one Actinomadura luteofluorescens genomic window:
- a CDS encoding helix-turn-helix domain-containing protein has protein sequence MRDSRERWAELALHPVRIRVLRVVGGGRRSTREIAGRLPDVPQATLYRHLAALAKGGLLEVVEERRVGGTNERVYALPPGGAVLSGEALATATAEDHGRYFTAFVSSLLAEFSRYLAREQIDLAADGVGYQQSVLHLDDEEFADFARGFTELVRPLLGNEPREGRTARLLATVLMPVDPPSTQKGGEPSPTERT, from the coding sequence GTGAGAGATTCCAGGGAGCGCTGGGCGGAGCTGGCCCTGCATCCGGTGCGGATACGGGTTCTGCGGGTGGTCGGCGGCGGGCGCCGTAGCACGCGTGAGATCGCCGGTCGGCTGCCGGACGTGCCGCAGGCGACGCTCTACCGGCACCTGGCCGCGCTCGCCAAGGGCGGCCTGCTCGAGGTGGTCGAAGAGCGCAGGGTCGGCGGGACGAACGAGCGTGTCTACGCGCTGCCGCCCGGTGGGGCGGTTCTCAGTGGTGAGGCGCTGGCCACGGCGACGGCTGAGGACCACGGGCGTTACTTCACCGCCTTCGTCTCCAGCCTGCTCGCCGAGTTCTCCCGCTACCTGGCGCGCGAGCAGATCGATCTGGCTGCCGATGGCGTCGGCTACCAGCAGTCGGTGCTGCATCTGGACGATGAGGAGTTCGCCGACTTCGCCCGAGGTTTCACCGAACTCGTCCGGCCACTGCTCGGCAACGAGCCGAGGGAGGGGCGGACGGCGCGGCTGCTCGCGACCGTGCTCATGCCCGTGGACCCTCCGTCCACGCAGAAGGGCGGCGAACCATCCCCAACGGAGAGGACTTGA
- a CDS encoding LysR family transcriptional regulator, which produces MELRQLEYFVAVAEEGGFGVAAERIGIVQSAVSQQVRRLERELGVRLFDRTTRRVQLSGAGERLLPEARAVLAALHRTRQVAADVRAGVDGVLRLGTVHGPGDRIYRVLSELAAVAPRVQVRPRRLALSDRLSAVRSGELDAALIRALSDAPGLELLPVWTDPLYVALPAGHPLAQRPALDLADLADLPLRLAPREDNPPFHDLITSACRTAGIAPPLGPPFTTFQETLTDIGVGDPSWTVFYEVAGLPEIPRVTVRRLTSPTMTTYLAVPPGPPVPAVRHLLEGLIRVT; this is translated from the coding sequence GTGGAACTGCGCCAGCTGGAGTACTTCGTAGCTGTCGCCGAAGAGGGCGGGTTCGGGGTCGCCGCCGAGCGCATCGGCATCGTCCAGTCGGCGGTGAGCCAGCAGGTCCGCCGGCTCGAACGCGAGCTGGGCGTGCGGCTCTTCGACCGCACCACCCGGCGCGTCCAGCTGTCCGGCGCGGGCGAGCGGCTGCTGCCCGAGGCGCGTGCCGTCCTCGCCGCCCTGCACCGCACACGGCAGGTCGCGGCCGACGTCCGCGCCGGTGTCGACGGCGTCCTGCGCCTGGGCACCGTGCACGGCCCCGGCGACCGGATCTACCGCGTCCTCAGCGAGCTGGCCGCCGTGGCGCCGCGCGTCCAGGTCCGCCCCCGCCGCCTGGCCCTGTCCGACCGGCTGTCCGCGGTCCGCTCCGGCGAACTCGACGCCGCTCTGATCCGCGCGCTCAGCGACGCCCCCGGCCTCGAACTGCTCCCGGTCTGGACGGACCCGTTGTACGTCGCCCTGCCCGCCGGGCACCCCCTGGCGCAGCGCCCCGCACTCGACCTCGCGGATCTGGCGGACCTCCCCCTCCGCCTCGCCCCGCGCGAGGACAACCCGCCCTTCCACGACCTCATCACCAGCGCCTGCCGGACGGCCGGGATCGCGCCACCACTCGGCCCGCCCTTCACCACGTTCCAGGAGACCCTCACCGACATCGGCGTGGGCGACCCGTCCTGGACCGTCTTCTACGAGGTGGCGGGCCTCCCCGAAATCCCCCGCGTCACCGTCCGCCGCCTCACCTCTCCCACGATGACGACCTACCTCGCCGTCCCGCCGGGCCCGCCCGTCCCGGCCGTTCGCCACCTGCTGGAAGGCTTGATCCGGGTCACCTGA
- a CDS encoding HAMP domain-containing histidine kinase — protein sequence MRQDIEFISARTTEVCKSFDADRRARFNGEAPAERRRRFAVQASHEMRTPLAALRLELEEALTNRDVADPFAALKEALQSVERLENTVIALLWSLQRDASEHP from the coding sequence ATGCGCCAGGACATCGAGTTCATCTCGGCCAGGACGACCGAGGTATGCAAGAGCTTCGACGCCGACCGGCGCGCCCGGTTCAACGGCGAGGCGCCGGCCGAAAGGCGGCGCCGATTCGCCGTCCAGGCCTCGCACGAGATGCGCACACCGCTTGCCGCGCTACGACTGGAGTTGGAAGAAGCCCTGACCAACAGGGATGTCGCCGACCCTTTCGCGGCGTTGAAGGAAGCATTGCAGAGCGTCGAGCGCTTGGAGAACACGGTCATCGCCCTGCTCTGGTCGCTCCAAAGGGACGCTTCGGAGCACCCTTAG
- a CDS encoding TetR/AcrR family transcriptional regulator, which yields MDAKPHATGAVRPGGRTARTRAAVLAATREELEAGGYAGLTLEKVAERSGVHLATLYRRWRTVEGLVVDLLGEMGKTEIPIPDTGSLKDDLRALALDIAALYRQPRTRALVEGVVAAAVRSPEASTAWATVIAERNRLASRIVERAVGRGELPPGTDGIAVTSAVGAPLYYRLLVARGPVDDEIAESAAAAAYAAALSGVFTPGDSPGPP from the coding sequence ATGGACGCGAAGCCGCACGCGACGGGGGCCGTACGCCCCGGCGGCCGGACGGCGCGCACCCGTGCGGCGGTGCTGGCCGCGACCCGGGAGGAACTGGAGGCCGGCGGCTACGCCGGGCTCACCCTGGAGAAGGTGGCCGAGCGTTCGGGCGTGCATCTGGCCACGCTGTACCGGCGATGGCGGACGGTCGAGGGACTCGTCGTCGACCTGCTGGGCGAAATGGGCAAGACCGAGATCCCGATACCCGACACCGGCTCGCTGAAGGACGACCTCCGGGCGCTCGCTCTGGACATCGCCGCGCTGTACCGGCAGCCCAGGACCCGGGCGCTCGTCGAGGGCGTCGTGGCCGCCGCCGTCCGGTCTCCCGAGGCGTCCACCGCCTGGGCGACGGTGATCGCCGAGCGCAACCGCCTCGCGTCCCGGATCGTCGAACGGGCCGTGGGACGCGGCGAACTGCCGCCGGGGACCGACGGCATCGCGGTCACCAGCGCCGTCGGCGCCCCCCTCTACTACCGCCTGCTCGTCGCCCGCGGGCCGGTGGACGACGAGATCGCCGAGAGCGCCGCCGCGGCCGCGTACGCCGCCGCCCTCAGCGGCGTCTTCACCCCCGGTGACTCCCCCGGCCCTCCATAA
- a CDS encoding DinB family protein, whose protein sequence is MTEVKQVLQQQLSTAWTLFEYHAPQWHEDDLLWEPALSHWTMHQVEGGWASDFSDVEPTPVPAPTIAWLTWHIGWWWTTALAHLKQTDIPAREEIEWPGTCTSITEWLGDIHEAWRTALAATDRLDERSAFPWPEEAGHTVADMCAWVNIELMKNVSEIGQLLILRRARH, encoded by the coding sequence ATGACCGAGGTCAAGCAGGTGCTCCAGCAGCAACTGTCGACCGCTTGGACGCTCTTCGAATACCACGCGCCGCAGTGGCACGAGGACGACCTGTTGTGGGAACCGGCACTGTCGCACTGGACCATGCACCAGGTCGAGGGCGGTTGGGCCTCCGACTTCTCCGACGTCGAGCCCACTCCCGTCCCGGCCCCCACGATCGCCTGGCTGACCTGGCACATCGGCTGGTGGTGGACCACGGCGCTCGCTCATCTGAAGCAGACCGACATCCCGGCACGCGAAGAGATCGAGTGGCCGGGCACCTGCACCTCGATCACCGAATGGCTGGGCGACATCCACGAGGCATGGCGGACGGCGCTGGCGGCCACCGACCGCCTCGACGAACGATCGGCGTTCCCCTGGCCCGAGGAGGCGGGCCACACCGTCGCCGACATGTGCGCATGGGTGAACATAGAGCTCATGAAGAACGTCTCCGAGATCGGCCAGCTCCTTATCCTGCGACGCGCACGGCATTGA
- a CDS encoding glyoxalase/bleomycin resistance/dioxygenase family protein, producing the protein MHSTLTVIYTSRLEECRAFYAGLGLDLRPERHGTGPDHFAAVLDDGTVFELYPAGAHEPTGRVRLGFGADAGVTGLDPGRHLLHDPDGRSIEMTIKEAVVTPSTGPRRD; encoded by the coding sequence ATGCACAGCACGTTGACCGTGATCTACACCAGCAGATTGGAAGAGTGCCGCGCGTTCTACGCCGGGCTCGGCCTGGACCTGCGCCCCGAGCGACACGGCACCGGGCCGGACCACTTCGCCGCCGTCCTGGACGACGGCACGGTGTTCGAGCTGTACCCGGCAGGCGCACACGAGCCGACCGGCCGCGTGCGGCTCGGGTTCGGCGCCGACGCCGGCGTCACCGGTTTGGATCCGGGCCGGCATCTGCTGCACGACCCGGACGGCCGTTCCATCGAGATGACCATTAAGGAGGCCGTCGTGACCCCGAGTACAGGCCCGCGCAGAGATTGA
- a CDS encoding cupin domain-containing protein has translation MHPLVVIPEAAEVVGLPEGGAFTLLADASQTAGALGANRLTVGPGRDGAAPHYHALSTELFYVVDGTMEFLLADRVETVAAGGLVVVPPRLPHAFGAAAGTGADLLAVLAPGVERFGYFRRLARVQHGLEPFEGLRAEQDRYDVHFVDDERWSSLRGDR, from the coding sequence TTGCATCCCCTCGTCGTCATCCCGGAGGCCGCGGAGGTCGTCGGACTTCCGGAAGGTGGGGCGTTCACCCTGCTCGCCGACGCGAGCCAGACCGCGGGCGCGCTCGGCGCCAACCGGCTCACGGTGGGGCCGGGCCGCGACGGCGCCGCCCCGCATTACCACGCGCTGTCCACCGAGCTGTTCTATGTCGTGGACGGGACGATGGAATTCCTCCTCGCCGATCGGGTTGAGACCGTCGCGGCGGGCGGGTTGGTCGTCGTCCCGCCGCGGCTACCGCACGCCTTCGGCGCGGCGGCCGGCACGGGCGCCGACCTGCTGGCCGTCCTCGCGCCCGGGGTCGAGCGCTTCGGCTACTTTCGGCGGCTGGCCCGCGTCCAGCACGGGCTGGAGCCGTTCGAGGGACTGCGGGCCGAGCAGGACCGCTACGACGTGCACTTCGTGGACGACGAGCGCTGGTCGTCGCTGCGGGGCGACCGGTGA
- a CDS encoding Uma2 family endonuclease, whose product MTTPSAAVMRAAMVLEVTSGSRRDRKGAERDRGPKRRGYAAADIPLYLLIDRLEGKATIFFEPRGDDYAHIVSVALGEDLPIPAPLEGVLPTRDF is encoded by the coding sequence TTGACGACGCCTTCCGCGGCGGTGATGCGTGCGGCGATGGTCCTGGAGGTGACGTCCGGGAGCCGACGGGACCGCAAGGGCGCCGAACGCGATCGCGGACCCAAGCGGCGCGGCTACGCAGCCGCCGATATCCCGCTGTACCTGCTCATCGACCGGTTGGAAGGAAAGGCCACGATCTTCTTCGAGCCGCGCGGGGACGACTACGCCCACATCGTCTCGGTCGCCTTGGGGGAGGACCTCCCCATCCCCGCCCCGCTCGAAGGCGTGCTGCCCACCCGCGATTTCTGA
- a CDS encoding GmrSD restriction endonuclease domain-containing protein: MKRARSCAASSAISGTCNTRETVLERDGENVQTNDQYQAVSGTRTSPYDGATWTQRDDLDIDHVVPLAQAWRSGANAWTTARRRQFAHDLTSSQLWTVTDNVNQAKGDKDPGGRIRRGHHRRAGERQKRPRR, from the coding sequence TTGAAGCGCGCCAGGTCATGCGCGGCGTCGAGCGCCATCTCCGGAACGTGCAACACCCGCGAGACCGTCCTGGAACGCGACGGCGAAAACGTCCAGACCAACGACCAGTACCAGGCCGTCTCGGGGACCCGGACCAGCCCCTATGACGGGGCGACCTGGACCCAGCGCGACGATCTGGACATCGACCACGTGGTCCCACTCGCCCAAGCCTGGCGCTCGGGCGCCAACGCCTGGACCACCGCCCGGCGCCGCCAGTTCGCCCACGACCTGACCTCCTCGCAGCTGTGGACGGTCACCGACAACGTCAACCAGGCCAAGGGCGACAAGGACCCGGGTGGCCGGATCCGGCGCGGTCACCACAGGCGGGCGGGTGAACGCCAGAAGCGGCCGAGGCGTTGA
- a CDS encoding MFS transporter has protein sequence MTATAEAGVAAPRMGPVPTALRLGALFGPSVFGVTAAAVALPEIARELHAGPAEVAWVLTAHALALGVGTAVFGRLADGWGARATLLIAAAVLAAGAVVCAAAPSLGVLVAGRLVLAAGSGGTAAVGAALLAGVEPADRPRVLAGYGAVMAVFASAATLAGGAVTTWLSWRVTVVLPVLSVAAVPFCLGLARRPGSRRFVDVAGAAALTAAVSAMLVLIQARTLDLGGAVVAALAAALVLSGGALAWRVARRPDGFVPHPVLGETGYRVSAVIGAGVFGGLFAAMYVVPQVLAGEHGWNVLKIGAALLPGAVVGAALARRAGSLGARGGRLLLAGTALAAAAALAAASTGEGGPWPPVVAASLCLAAFAVTQVVITGEVSARLPMPLRGAGMGLLNLTFFVGGGVGSALAGALAESRSPSPILAVTALSPLTAAALATARRSN, from the coding sequence GTGACCGCGACCGCGGAGGCCGGGGTCGCGGCGCCGCGCATGGGCCCGGTGCCGACGGCGCTGCGGCTCGGCGCGCTGTTCGGGCCGTCGGTGTTCGGCGTGACGGCGGCGGCCGTGGCCCTCCCGGAGATCGCCAGGGAGCTGCACGCCGGGCCCGCGGAGGTCGCATGGGTGCTGACGGCGCACGCGCTGGCGCTCGGCGTCGGCACCGCCGTCTTCGGCCGTCTGGCAGATGGGTGGGGCGCGCGGGCCACGCTGCTGATCGCGGCGGCGGTGCTGGCCGCCGGGGCGGTCGTGTGCGCCGCGGCGCCGAGCCTCGGCGTCCTGGTGGCCGGACGGCTCGTCCTGGCGGCGGGGTCCGGGGGGACGGCGGCGGTGGGCGCCGCGCTGCTCGCCGGTGTGGAGCCCGCCGATCGTCCGAGGGTGCTCGCCGGATACGGCGCGGTCATGGCGGTGTTCGCCTCCGCGGCGACACTGGCCGGGGGCGCGGTGACGACCTGGCTGAGCTGGCGTGTCACCGTCGTGCTTCCTGTGCTGTCGGTGGCGGCCGTCCCGTTCTGCCTCGGGCTGGCGCGGCGGCCGGGGTCGCGCCGTTTCGTCGATGTCGCGGGGGCCGCCGCGCTGACCGCGGCCGTGAGCGCGATGCTCGTGCTCATCCAGGCCAGGACGCTCGACCTTGGCGGCGCGGTCGTCGCCGCGCTCGCGGCGGCGCTCGTCCTCTCCGGCGGGGCGCTGGCATGGCGGGTGGCGCGGCGGCCGGACGGGTTCGTCCCGCACCCGGTGCTCGGCGAGACGGGCTACCGGGTCTCGGCGGTGATCGGGGCCGGGGTGTTCGGCGGGCTCTTCGCCGCGATGTACGTGGTCCCACAGGTCCTTGCTGGGGAGCACGGCTGGAACGTCCTCAAGATCGGTGCCGCGCTGCTGCCGGGCGCCGTGGTCGGCGCGGCACTGGCCCGGCGCGCCGGCTCTCTCGGCGCGCGGGGCGGCCGCCTGCTGCTGGCCGGCACCGCGCTCGCCGCGGCCGCCGCACTGGCCGCGGCTTCCACAGGTGAGGGCGGCCCCTGGCCGCCGGTCGTCGCGGCGTCGCTCTGCCTCGCAGCGTTCGCCGTCACCCAGGTCGTGATCACCGGTGAGGTGTCGGCACGACTCCCGATGCCGCTGCGCGGCGCGGGCATGGGCCTGCTCAACCTGACGTTCTTCGTCGGCGGCGGGGTCGGCTCGGCTCTCGCCGGGGCGCTCGCGGAGTCACGGAGCCCCTCCCCCATCCTGGCGGTCACGGCCCTCTCCCCCCTGACTGCCGCCGCCCTGGCCACCGCCCGCCGCTCCAATTGA